In Pannonibacter sp. XCT-53, the sequence CACGGGCGTCGCACATCCTCACGGCAGCTTGTGGCGCGACCGTGCCCGTCTCCTTTGCTCTGCAAACGAGTAGGCCCCGGATCTCCGCTTCGCTCTCGTCCGAGGTGACAGCGGAAGGCGGGTCACATGTTCAGCTCAAGATAAAGGTCCTTCCAGAGGGGATTGTTCCGCTCGACCAGCTGAACCTTCCAGGCCCGATGCCATCGCTTCAACCGCTTTTCCGCAGCGATCGCGGCCTCCACATCCTCGAAACCTTCGTAGAAGACGAGGCGCGTAACGCCATGCTCCCGTGTGAAGCGTGAGCCCAAGCCTCGCCTGTGCTCGTCCACGCGGCGTGCAAGATCATTCGTCACGCCGACGTAGAG encodes:
- a CDS encoding GIY-YIG nuclease family protein — protein: MTYHVYILASRMHGTLYVGVTNDLARRVDEHRRGLGSRFTREHGVTRLVFYEGFEDVEAAIAAEKRLKRWHRAWKVQLVERNNPLWKDLYLELNM